In one Nitrososphaerota archaeon genomic region, the following are encoded:
- a CDS encoding nucleotidyltransferase family protein, whose amino-acid sequence MHYLKAVILAAGEGKRMKPVSEVVAKEMVPILGRPFLYFVIARLVEAGIKDIVIVATTKKIQLIHKLEQYGDLGVRLTYATQREPLGPAHALLQARPFLDTDYFLVQYGDNIAEGNVPRKLMGELSKNSNADSIVALREVDDTSRYGIVRFSGKRIVEIVEKPKIGSEPSRLAAMGMYILKTKKFFESVEGVVFEYGKEQFPPEYIIQAGGNVVGWKFKGAWVDMGKPEDMLRASILLNAGRIKCIVLIQDRDSNLSRSLRNPTGARTNLWEPSQAIVTGAKKSNQRMILFVVREGDSGSRVRVKLAMSGNLGGLPSDKEINEAETLDQLYLLLSKHFPHSGVLVIGGDYRRDLLPAAELGMHVLLASKPEDLAPIGMLP is encoded by the coding sequence TTGCACTACTTGAAGGCGGTTATTCTGGCAGCGGGTGAAGGCAAGCGCATGAAGCCGGTCAGCGAAGTAGTCGCAAAGGAAATGGTCCCAATACTGGGCAGACCGTTTCTGTACTTCGTGATCGCCAGGTTGGTGGAGGCTGGAATCAAGGACATAGTAATAGTTGCGACAACCAAGAAGATTCAGCTGATCCACAAACTGGAGCAATACGGGGACTTGGGGGTAAGACTAACTTACGCAACTCAGAGGGAGCCGCTAGGCCCCGCTCACGCGCTACTCCAGGCAAGGCCATTCCTTGACACAGATTACTTCCTCGTTCAATATGGTGACAATATTGCCGAAGGCAACGTTCCTCGAAAACTGATGGGCGAGCTGTCAAAGAACAGTAACGCAGATTCCATTGTGGCCCTTCGTGAAGTGGACGACACCTCGAGGTATGGGATCGTGCGCTTTTCTGGCAAGAGAATCGTGGAAATCGTGGAGAAGCCCAAGATCGGAAGTGAACCCAGTAGGCTTGCGGCGATGGGGATGTACATACTCAAGACAAAGAAGTTCTTTGAATCGGTCGAAGGGGTAGTCTTCGAGTATGGGAAGGAGCAGTTTCCCCCCGAGTACATCATCCAAGCGGGGGGTAACGTGGTGGGTTGGAAATTCAAAGGCGCGTGGGTCGACATGGGTAAACCAGAAGACATGCTTAGAGCCTCCATCCTGCTCAACGCCGGTCGGATAAAATGCATCGTTCTCATCCAAGACCGAGACTCAAACCTGTCGCGGTCGTTGCGCAATCCGACGGGCGCCCGAACCAATTTGTGGGAACCATCCCAGGCAATTGTGACTGGTGCCAAGAAATCCAATCAGAGAATGATTCTGTTTGTTGTCAGGGAAGGAGATTCTGGGTCAAGAGTCCGCGTCAAGCTGGCTATGAGTGGGAACTTGGGGGGGCTTCCTTCGGACAAGGAAATCAATGAGGCAGAGACACTCGACCAGCTTTACCTCCTGCTATCGAAACACTTCCCGCACAGCGGAGTTCTCGTAATAGGCGGCGACTACCGAAGAGATCTTCTCCCGGCGGCAGAACTCGGAATGCATGTCTTGCTTGCTAGCAAGCCGGAGGACCTGGCACCGATAGGCATGCTCCCATAG
- a CDS encoding TIGR00296 family protein, with amino-acid sequence MPLSIQEGRTAVQLARGAVEAHLTRGRPPAGDWPPGLFSELRGVFVTLNVAGGGRDRLRGCIGFPFPVKRLGDAIQEAALAAATEDPRFPPVSLDELDSVKIEVSVLTPPEDAEGPRQSLPSRVRIGEDGLIVSRGYLSGLLLPQVAPEFGMDQTEFLSQTCLKAGLPSDAWLNDSTNVQIFQAEVFAETGPRGKVVRVKHGELPRA; translated from the coding sequence ATGCCACTTTCAATCCAGGAAGGCAGGACTGCGGTCCAACTCGCCCGGGGAGCGGTCGAAGCACATCTGACCAGGGGCAGACCTCCGGCCGGGGACTGGCCCCCTGGACTATTCTCTGAGCTCAGGGGTGTCTTCGTGACCCTGAACGTCGCGGGCGGGGGCAGGGACCGACTCCGGGGGTGCATAGGGTTCCCCTTCCCAGTCAAGCGGCTCGGCGACGCGATTCAGGAGGCGGCCCTCGCGGCTGCCACCGAGGACCCAAGGTTCCCCCCGGTCAGCCTGGATGAGCTTGACTCAGTCAAGATCGAGGTGAGCGTCCTCACCCCGCCCGAGGACGCAGAGGGCCCAAGGCAGAGCCTGCCCTCGAGGGTGCGCATCGGGGAGGACGGGCTGATTGTGTCCCGGGGGTACCTTAGCGGCCTCCTGCTCCCCCAGGTCGCCCCCGAATTCGGCATGGACCAGACCGAGTTCCTCTCCCAGACCTGCCTGAAGGCGGGCCTCCCATCGGACGCGTGGCTCAACGACAGCACGAATGTCCAGATTTTCCAGGCTGAAGTCTTTGCCGAGACCGGGCCCCGGGGGAAGGTCGTCAGAGTAAAGCACGGGGAGTTACCCCGTGCCTAG
- a CDS encoding Mut7-C RNAse domain-containing protein → MSRQGPGRRRPTKFIADAMLGSLARKLRALGFDTTYHDEGGDAGIMKSASAQRRIILTADRDLAGRARSAGIKSYLLTGRTDGRRLAALVLLAKASGHPLTRGTSRCSVCDGRLARLSREKVGGSVPPSVQHRHRLFYRCTKCGRYYWRGGHWKKLRWLERVLG, encoded by the coding sequence TTGTCACGCCAAGGTCCAGGCAGAAGGCGGCCGACGAAGTTCATCGCTGACGCGATGCTCGGCTCCTTGGCCAGGAAGCTCCGCGCCCTGGGCTTCGACACAACCTACCATGACGAAGGAGGGGACGCAGGCATCATGAAGTCGGCCTCGGCCCAGCGGCGGATCATCCTAACCGCAGACCGGGACCTGGCCGGACGAGCGAGGTCGGCGGGCATCAAGTCCTATCTCCTGACGGGAAGGACCGACGGGAGAAGGCTCGCGGCTCTTGTCCTCCTCGCCAAAGCCTCGGGGCATCCCCTCACGAGGGGGACCTCGCGCTGTTCGGTCTGCGACGGCAGGCTGGCGAGGCTCTCCAGAGAAAAGGTTGGGGGCAGCGTCCCCCCCTCCGTACAGCACCGCCATCGTCTGTTCTACCGATGCACGAAGTGCGGCCGCTACTACTGGCGCGGCGGCCACTGGAAAAAGTTAAGGTGGCTCGAGCGGGTCCTAGGATAG
- a CDS encoding tyrosine--tRNA ligase — protein sequence MDLETRLDLVKGVGEEIITMKELRTLLETNGRPTAYDGFEPSGLAHLPFGVLRPILVDDMLKAGAHMKLWIADWFGWVNNKMGGDLEKIQEVGRYFVEVWKAAGVDMSRVEVLWTSDAAKDVEYWKRVVTVAQNATLARTTRALTIAGRTSKELLQTAQLLYPVMQVADIFWLDVDICQLGLDQRRANILAREIAEKMKWKKPVAVHHHMLMGLQGVKEPEGYDEDSAMDSAITSKMSKSKPESSIFVHDTRDEIQKKVGEAYCPPKVVEGNPLMEYSKYIIFRKLKSLRVERPDKYGGNIDFASYPELEAAFREGKLHPADLKKGVSDSLDRIISPIREHFEKVPAARKLYLAVKASESTR from the coding sequence TTGGACCTAGAGACACGGCTCGACCTCGTCAAGGGGGTCGGCGAAGAGATAATCACCATGAAGGAGCTCAGGACCCTTCTCGAGACCAACGGCCGCCCCACCGCCTATGATGGGTTCGAGCCAAGCGGCCTCGCCCACCTTCCCTTCGGCGTGCTCCGGCCGATCCTGGTGGACGACATGCTGAAGGCAGGCGCGCACATGAAGCTCTGGATAGCCGACTGGTTCGGCTGGGTCAACAACAAGATGGGCGGAGACCTCGAGAAGATCCAGGAGGTCGGCCGCTACTTCGTCGAGGTTTGGAAAGCAGCCGGGGTGGACATGTCCAGGGTGGAGGTCCTTTGGACTAGCGACGCCGCCAAGGACGTTGAATATTGGAAGAGGGTCGTAACCGTCGCCCAGAACGCGACCCTTGCAAGGACAACAAGGGCGCTCACCATCGCGGGGAGGACATCGAAGGAGCTCCTGCAGACTGCCCAACTCCTTTACCCTGTCATGCAGGTCGCAGACATCTTCTGGCTGGACGTCGACATCTGCCAGCTCGGGCTCGACCAGCGCCGTGCCAACATCCTCGCACGGGAGATCGCAGAGAAGATGAAGTGGAAGAAGCCGGTCGCGGTCCACCACCACATGCTCATGGGGCTCCAGGGAGTGAAGGAGCCCGAGGGCTACGACGAGGACAGTGCGATGGACTCTGCCATCACGAGCAAGATGAGCAAGAGCAAGCCCGAGTCCTCGATATTCGTCCACGACACCCGGGACGAGATACAGAAGAAGGTCGGCGAGGCATACTGCCCGCCCAAGGTCGTAGAAGGGAACCCCCTGATGGAGTATTCGAAGTACATCATCTTCAGGAAGCTGAAATCTCTCAGGGTCGAGAGGCCGGACAAGTACGGGGGAAACATCGATTTCGCATCCTACCCGGAACTGGAGGCAGCATTCAGGGAGGGCAAGCTCCACCCCGCCGACCTCAAGAAAGGCGTCTCCGATTCCCTTGATAGGATAATCTCGCCCATAAGAGAGCACTTCGAGAAGGTCCCAGCTGCGAGGAAGCTCTACCTCGCAGTGAAGGCATCCGAGTCCACACGCTGA
- a CDS encoding COX15/CtaA family protein yields MRGKYLLLLLTIAILFSAIVVGAYVTVAGFGDACGSNIPKDWPGCLGGLLPPPQLAPVMEYLHRITAALSTLFLFLTTALFWRDKSSSQAVKRILVVASVLLIGQVLLGGVVIAQAEEAVLVAAHQGLAVLTFGFAVAAFVLTKRPS; encoded by the coding sequence ATGCGCGGCAAGTACCTGCTCCTCCTTCTCACTATCGCGATCCTCTTCTCAGCAATCGTCGTGGGGGCCTATGTCACTGTGGCAGGTTTCGGAGACGCCTGCGGGTCCAACATTCCGAAGGATTGGCCCGGCTGCCTCGGAGGCCTCCTTCCTCCCCCCCAATTGGCGCCAGTGATGGAATACCTACATAGGATAACCGCAGCCCTTTCGACCCTCTTCCTGTTCCTGACCACCGCTCTGTTCTGGAGGGACAAGAGCTCGAGCCAGGCTGTAAAGAGAATCCTTGTCGTCGCCTCGGTGCTCCTAATCGGCCAGGTGCTCCTGGGGGGCGTGGTGATCGCGCAGGCCGAGGAGGCCGTATTGGTCGCGGCACACCAGGGCCTTGCGGTCCTCACCTTCGGATTCGCGGTGGCCGCCTTCGTCTTGACGAAGAGACCTTCATGA
- the trxA gene encoding thioredoxin, translating to MSETVMHIEGNKFQDEVVRSSQPVMVDFYADWCGPCKIIEPIVQLLAKEYAGKVKFVKIDTDANQELAVQFGIMSIPTVMFFSKGKVEDIVIGAVPAAVFKSKLDSLVKKS from the coding sequence TTGAGTGAAACAGTCATGCATATCGAAGGAAACAAGTTCCAGGACGAGGTCGTCCGTTCGTCGCAGCCGGTGATGGTTGATTTCTACGCCGACTGGTGCGGCCCCTGCAAGATCATCGAACCAATCGTCCAGCTGCTTGCGAAGGAATACGCCGGCAAGGTGAAGTTCGTGAAGATCGACACTGACGCAAACCAGGAGCTTGCGGTGCAGTTCGGAATCATGAGCATTCCCACGGTGATGTTCTTCTCGAAGGGGAAGGTGGAGGACATCGTGATCGGTGCAGTCCCTGCTGCCGTCTTCAAGAGCAAGCTTGACTCCCTAGTCAAGAAATCCTAG